The following proteins are encoded in a genomic region of Sorangiineae bacterium MSr12523:
- a CDS encoding PAS domain S-box protein, protein MLEFLRRIFSSDGFMPHGHCYLWSPEIVWLHVISDALVALSYTTIPFTLYYFVRKRRDLPFNWMFLCFAVFIIACGATHYMEIWTLWTPVYRLSGVVKAITAAASVPTAILLVRLVPKALTIPTPAQLSKAHEELKKAHEVLETRVRERTEALRRSESRFRRLEEAGIIGVMTADLRGGILEANSALLSMIGYTREEVLAGKVRWSDMTPPEWRSLDERAIEQLRTTGIAKPWEKEYFHKDGARIPIVLGVAMLEGSSDECIVFIVDHSEYKRSEREKVELLGQLRALNGQLEERVRARTAELSAMLKEREILLQEVHHRVKNNLQVISSLINIQMRKLDERGSRIALEECQTRVQAIALIHEKLYQFQDYARVPFSEYAKSLAGNVLAAGIAPSNIALQLAVEDLTIAVDRAIPCGLVLNELMTNALKHAFPDGRRGTIRVGLSRLEDGLLQLSVRDDGVGLPAGVDVQRAGSLGLQLVSTLAEQLEGTVTVRNDLGTTFELTFPSD, encoded by the coding sequence ATGCTGGAATTCCTACGGCGCATCTTTTCGTCCGACGGGTTCATGCCCCACGGACACTGCTATCTGTGGAGTCCGGAGATTGTCTGGCTTCATGTCATCTCCGACGCGCTCGTCGCCCTGTCGTACACGACGATTCCCTTTACGTTGTACTACTTCGTTCGAAAGCGCCGGGACCTGCCCTTCAACTGGATGTTCCTCTGCTTCGCCGTGTTCATCATCGCGTGCGGCGCCACGCATTACATGGAGATATGGACTCTCTGGACGCCGGTGTACCGGCTGTCCGGTGTCGTCAAAGCCATTACGGCGGCCGCTTCGGTTCCAACAGCGATTCTTCTGGTGAGGCTCGTGCCCAAGGCCCTCACCATTCCGACCCCCGCACAGCTGTCGAAGGCCCACGAGGAGTTGAAGAAGGCCCACGAGGTGCTGGAAACCCGCGTTCGCGAGCGAACCGAGGCGTTGCGCCGCAGTGAGAGCCGTTTTCGCAGGCTCGAGGAGGCCGGGATCATCGGGGTGATGACCGCGGATCTCCGCGGAGGCATCCTCGAGGCCAACAGCGCTTTGTTGAGCATGATTGGCTATACCCGCGAGGAGGTCCTCGCGGGCAAAGTCCGTTGGTCGGACATGACGCCTCCCGAATGGCGAAGCCTCGACGAGCGCGCCATCGAGCAGCTCCGGACGACGGGAATCGCCAAGCCGTGGGAAAAGGAATATTTCCACAAGGATGGTGCGCGGATCCCCATCGTTCTGGGCGTGGCGATGCTCGAGGGCAGCAGTGACGAATGCATCGTCTTCATCGTGGACCACTCGGAGTACAAACGCTCCGAACGGGAGAAGGTGGAGTTGCTCGGGCAGCTGCGCGCGCTCAACGGCCAGCTCGAAGAGCGCGTGCGCGCCCGCACGGCGGAGTTGTCGGCGATGCTCAAAGAGCGGGAGATCCTCCTGCAAGAGGTCCACCACCGGGTGAAGAACAACTTGCAAGTGATCTCCAGCCTCATCAACATCCAAATGAGAAAACTCGACGAGCGCGGGAGCCGCATCGCGCTCGAAGAGTGCCAGACGCGCGTGCAAGCCATCGCGCTGATTCACGAGAAGCTCTATCAATTCCAAGATTACGCGCGTGTTCCATTTTCGGAATATGCCAAGAGCCTTGCCGGCAACGTGCTCGCGGCGGGCATCGCCCCGTCGAACATTGCACTCCAGCTCGCCGTGGAAGATCTGACCATCGCCGTGGACAGGGCAATTCCGTGCGGGCTCGTGTTGAACGAGCTGATGACCAATGCCCTCAAGCATGCCTTTCCCGACGGGCGCCGTGGGACGATTCGCGTGGGCCTATCGCGTTTGGAAGATGGGCTTTTGCAGCTTTCGGTGCGCGATGACGGTGTCGGGCTGCCCGCCGGGGTCGACGTGCAAAGGGCCGGTTCGCTGGGGCTGCAGCTCGTGTCCACATTGGCCGAGCAGCTCGAGGGAACGGTGACCGTCCGCAACGACCTTGGGACGACCTTCGAGCTGACCTTTCCCTCGGATTGA
- a CDS encoding SDR family oxidoreductase codes for MKNAGIEVMVTGGTGLVGRWLLAALTARGRRVAAVMRRADARAEELAAFVRKIGGKPGNLVFVEGDVEAPSLGLDEGFEDVRDVFHVAGRYAFGMKTDEARRANVEGSLHAAEWALARRALRRFVFVGGYRMTRPVPGLSRDVYPLRPAEQTRLYQRHGAYEASKHESYLTLQHFAKTRGLPWTSVHPSSVIGDSRTGETTQVLGLGETIERLWRRKLPALVGTSRTFVPVVTVDYLAAFLATVPERAETLGQELCVLDPATPPLPDLIRAAAAHLGVTSPRLLLCAGFVRALPKALTGVEPETLTFLSEDRYDTATAEAHAAAMGLEHPPILESVMRWCDYLVATRFQG; via the coding sequence ATGAAAAACGCCGGCATCGAGGTGATGGTCACGGGTGGTACGGGGCTCGTCGGGCGCTGGCTTTTGGCAGCGCTCACCGCACGCGGGCGGCGCGTGGCTGCAGTGATGCGCCGCGCCGATGCGCGCGCCGAAGAGCTCGCGGCCTTCGTGCGCAAGATCGGTGGCAAGCCCGGGAATCTCGTGTTCGTCGAGGGCGACGTCGAGGCTCCGTCGCTCGGGCTCGATGAAGGCTTCGAGGACGTGCGGGACGTGTTCCACGTGGCCGGGCGCTACGCCTTCGGCATGAAGACCGACGAGGCGCGGCGCGCGAATGTCGAGGGCTCGCTTCATGCGGCGGAGTGGGCCCTGGCCCGGCGCGCGCTGCGGCGGTTCGTCTTCGTCGGCGGCTACCGCATGACGCGGCCGGTGCCCGGCCTTTCGCGCGACGTGTACCCGTTGCGTCCTGCCGAGCAGACGCGACTCTATCAACGGCATGGCGCGTACGAGGCTTCGAAGCACGAGTCCTATTTGACATTGCAGCACTTCGCGAAAACGCGGGGGCTGCCGTGGACCTCGGTTCACCCGAGCAGCGTCATCGGGGACTCGCGCACGGGAGAGACCACGCAGGTGCTCGGCCTCGGCGAGACCATCGAGCGACTCTGGAGGCGCAAGCTGCCCGCGCTGGTCGGTACTTCGCGCACCTTCGTGCCCGTGGTGACGGTCGACTACCTCGCGGCCTTTCTCGCGACGGTGCCCGAGCGCGCGGAGACGCTCGGGCAGGAGCTATGCGTTCTGGACCCGGCCACTCCGCCGCTTCCGGATTTGATCCGTGCCGCGGCGGCCCACCTCGGGGTGACCTCGCCGCGGCTCTTGCTATGCGCGGGCTTCGTTCGCGCGTTGCCAAAAGCACTCACCGGGGTCGAGCCGGAGACGCTCACGTTCCTCTCAGAGGACCGCTACGACACGGCGACTGCGGAGGCGCACGCCGCCGCGATGGGGCTCGAGCATCCTCCTATCCTCGAGAGCGTGATGCGCTGGTGCGATTACCTCGTAGCGACGCGCTTCCAGGGGTGA
- a CDS encoding LysR family transcriptional regulator — translation MSDFDIHAINLNLLPALEALLVEGSVGAAARRMHVSQSAMSHSLAKLRELFDDPLFEPSGRRLVPTARAMALSATLPLALEHLRDAMSPAQPFDPRASVRIFRLATVDHFELTALPDVLAHLQRHAPGVGLEIERFSPASLAHLVAGELDLALIGGSVPTPPTGLRRASLYHEPFAVIARPGHPRMGRRLDLGTYLALGHVLVSVEGRRDGVVDRALAKLGKTRRVALRVPHFISAPMAVLHSDHICTIPSSVARRAHELLGLRVLSPPLAVPAAEVVALWPERHENDPARRWFRDLFVSGRALSSHARALMRRRGVEGVSSRGGAAPSVSAEAENETRHETGVARGRTSRARRTRRPQGG, via the coding sequence ATGAGCGATTTCGATATCCACGCGATCAATCTGAACCTGCTGCCTGCGCTGGAAGCGCTCTTGGTCGAGGGCAGCGTTGGCGCGGCGGCGCGGCGCATGCACGTCAGCCAATCGGCGATGAGCCACTCGCTCGCAAAGCTCCGCGAGCTGTTCGACGATCCGCTTTTCGAGCCGTCGGGACGCCGCCTCGTGCCCACGGCGCGGGCCATGGCCCTTTCGGCGACGCTGCCGCTGGCGCTCGAGCACCTTCGCGATGCGATGAGCCCTGCCCAACCCTTCGATCCGCGCGCGTCGGTCCGCATCTTTCGGCTCGCCACGGTCGACCACTTCGAGCTCACCGCGCTGCCGGACGTGCTCGCGCACCTGCAGCGGCACGCGCCCGGCGTCGGCCTGGAGATCGAGCGCTTCTCGCCCGCGAGCCTGGCGCATCTCGTTGCGGGCGAGCTGGACCTCGCCCTCATCGGCGGTTCGGTGCCGACGCCGCCCACGGGCCTACGCCGCGCGTCCCTCTACCACGAGCCCTTCGCGGTCATTGCGCGGCCCGGGCACCCGCGCATGGGCCGGCGGCTCGATCTCGGCACGTACCTGGCACTCGGGCACGTGCTCGTCAGCGTCGAAGGGCGCCGCGACGGCGTCGTCGACCGCGCCCTCGCGAAATTGGGAAAGACTCGGCGTGTGGCCTTGCGTGTGCCGCACTTCATCTCCGCGCCCATGGCGGTGCTCCATTCCGATCATATCTGCACCATCCCGAGCAGCGTTGCCCGCCGCGCTCACGAGCTTCTTGGGCTTCGGGTCCTCTCGCCCCCGCTTGCCGTGCCAGCGGCGGAAGTCGTCGCACTCTGGCCGGAGCGCCACGAGAACGATCCCGCCCGGCGCTGGTTTCGCGACCTGTTCGTCTCGGGGCGGGCGCTCTCGTCCCATGCGCGCGCCCTCATGCGCAGGCGCGGCGTGGAAGGTGTATCCTCGCGCGGTGGCGCAGCTCCTTCCGTATCCGCCGAAGCCGAAAACGAAACCCGCCACGAAACAGGCGTGGCTCGCGGCCGAACTTCTCGAGCTCGCCGCACGCGGCGCCCCCAAGGAGGGTGA
- a CDS encoding AraC family transcriptional regulator, translating into MAQLLPYPPKPKTKPATKQAWLAAELLELAARGAPKEGDTEHAFPGLRFLRVSRPSTYRKWHAFGPMLIVVAQGRKVSTFRGLNLSYDPSRFFVVTGAAEFEGKVIEATREKPFLAFCYAISPDIVAKTLLALAGETPESPEEDVPAFVGAMDTAMLDCAVRWLRALEDPVERRVVAPLVVEELVFRLLRSDAAAAIRSAVGQERDTDKVQLAMQFLRANVERPLSVEDVARHVAMSSSHFAHRFRAVARVSPMRYLKQLRLEHARTLMVGEGLRVSEAAVRVGYESTSHFTRDFRRLFGASPGEYARRFREG; encoded by the coding sequence GTGGCGCAGCTCCTTCCGTATCCGCCGAAGCCGAAAACGAAACCCGCCACGAAACAGGCGTGGCTCGCGGCCGAACTTCTCGAGCTCGCCGCACGCGGCGCCCCCAAGGAGGGTGACACGGAACATGCCTTCCCCGGTTTGCGATTCTTACGTGTCTCCAGGCCGTCCACCTATCGCAAATGGCACGCCTTCGGACCGATGCTCATCGTGGTGGCGCAAGGGCGCAAAGTCTCGACCTTCCGCGGTTTGAATCTTAGCTACGATCCGTCGCGCTTCTTCGTGGTCACGGGGGCGGCGGAGTTCGAAGGCAAGGTCATCGAGGCCACGCGCGAAAAGCCCTTTCTCGCGTTTTGCTATGCGATCTCGCCCGACATCGTCGCAAAAACGTTGCTGGCACTCGCCGGTGAAACGCCCGAGTCCCCCGAGGAAGACGTTCCCGCGTTCGTCGGTGCAATGGATACGGCGATGCTCGATTGCGCCGTCCGATGGTTGCGCGCCCTGGAGGACCCAGTCGAACGCCGCGTCGTCGCCCCGCTGGTCGTCGAAGAACTGGTCTTCCGGCTCCTGCGCTCGGACGCCGCGGCCGCCATCCGGAGTGCCGTCGGCCAGGAGCGCGATACCGACAAAGTGCAATTGGCGATGCAGTTTCTCCGCGCCAACGTGGAGCGCCCGCTCTCCGTCGAAGACGTCGCCCGCCACGTGGCCATGAGCTCATCGCACTTCGCCCATCGCTTCCGTGCCGTCGCGCGTGTGAGCCCCATGCGCTACTTGAAGCAACTGCGCCTGGAGCATGCACGCACCTTGATGGTCGGCGAGGGCCTCCGCGTCAGCGAAGCCGCGGTCCGCGTGGGCTACGAGAGCACGTCGCATTTCACGCGCGACTTCCGCCGCCTTTTCGGCGCCTCGCCCGGCGAATACGCGCGCCGCTTTCGCGAAGGGTAG
- a CDS encoding alcohol dehydrogenase catalytic domain-containing protein: MRAIVVSEIHREWTLTQVADPRPGPGQVLIRVRYSGMCGTDVHLHRGQFPAKLPIVAGHEPTGEIVELGPGVTDLKVGDRVGVVWDQKGCGRCNSCQSGEPCPHSQTWMDLGGGNSELMLAWASGCALIPDGLALEAAAPMFCAGYTVMSALRNANPKPGERVAVLGVGGLGHLAVQVAHALGLETFAITGQANKRAELLALGADDVVVAADDPGKALLDAGGADIVLSTTSSAKQIGSIFHGLRRRGRLVNTGVADGPVSIDSFAAMLAFCEFRGAVPDHRGHLTEVLELAAKGKVKPKLEIYALERANDVRDRLEAGKVRYRAVLAHA; this comes from the coding sequence ATGCGCGCCATCGTTGTTTCGGAAATACATCGAGAGTGGACGCTCACCCAAGTTGCCGATCCAAGGCCGGGTCCCGGGCAAGTTCTCATTCGCGTTCGCTATTCGGGAATGTGCGGCACGGACGTGCACCTTCACCGCGGCCAATTCCCAGCGAAGCTACCCATCGTCGCAGGCCACGAGCCCACGGGCGAAATCGTCGAACTCGGCCCCGGTGTCACGGACTTGAAGGTGGGGGATCGCGTCGGCGTCGTCTGGGATCAAAAGGGCTGCGGCCGCTGCAATTCATGCCAATCGGGCGAGCCTTGCCCCCATTCGCAAACTTGGATGGACCTCGGCGGCGGCAATTCCGAGCTGATGCTCGCATGGGCCTCCGGGTGCGCGCTCATTCCGGACGGACTCGCGCTCGAGGCGGCGGCGCCCATGTTTTGCGCCGGATACACCGTCATGAGCGCCTTACGAAACGCGAACCCGAAGCCTGGAGAGCGCGTCGCCGTGCTCGGGGTTGGAGGCCTCGGCCATCTTGCCGTCCAGGTGGCGCACGCGCTGGGACTCGAGACCTTCGCGATCACCGGCCAGGCCAACAAGCGCGCGGAGCTCCTGGCCCTTGGCGCCGACGACGTGGTGGTGGCGGCCGACGACCCGGGCAAAGCGCTCCTCGACGCCGGAGGCGCCGACATCGTTCTGTCCACCACGAGCTCCGCCAAGCAAATTGGCTCTATTTTCCACGGCCTGCGGCGCCGCGGCCGGCTGGTCAACACCGGCGTCGCCGACGGCCCGGTGAGCATCGATTCGTTCGCCGCCATGCTCGCCTTTTGCGAGTTCCGCGGTGCCGTGCCCGATCACCGCGGCCACCTCACCGAGGTCCTCGAGCTCGCGGCCAAGGGCAAGGTGAAACCGAAACTCGAGATCTACGCACTGGAGCGGGCCAACGACGTGCGCGATCGCCTCGAGGCCGGCAAAGTCCGCTACCGCGCCGTACTCGCCCACGCGTAA
- a CDS encoding alpha/beta fold hydrolase, with protein sequence MNRHQGVFILELDDSTVYEELRAYIARELLDGQDDGLDRTTRLLEWGIIDSMSMVALLEFIRERFGVAIPDDDVIPAHFSNLDVLTRCILRLHALQQASGEPRTGTPNYHYALIRALEPYGVVSERLEGEGTSVHHLRTVGREPAWVLLPALGNPASSWGIVLRGLAGEQEAIALDFAGFGLTTGPVAAPTFDDQLALTLDAMERLTRGRVVLVGHSAGAMVAIDIARRFPHKVAALVVTSFGAIAEPRAWWSSLQELSRDPSTFLQRAYYGAPTLGRALRGLLSSALESTAYQSFLDERALDRMPSIFEGLTVPTLFVAGEQDRIIPASAVNAAVAAVPHARIEWLARCGHFPQAERPQELFTLMQLFVASLSEGT encoded by the coding sequence GTGAATCGCCATCAAGGGGTATTCATTTTGGAGCTCGACGACTCGACGGTATACGAGGAGCTCCGTGCGTACATCGCGCGGGAATTGCTGGATGGACAGGACGATGGCCTCGACCGAACCACGCGTTTGCTCGAGTGGGGAATCATCGATTCGATGTCCATGGTGGCGCTGCTGGAATTCATTCGAGAGCGCTTTGGCGTCGCCATCCCGGACGACGACGTCATACCAGCTCATTTTTCCAATCTGGATGTGCTCACGCGATGCATATTGCGGCTCCACGCACTCCAGCAGGCGTCCGGCGAGCCGCGAACTGGTACACCGAATTACCATTATGCACTGATCCGCGCCCTCGAGCCGTATGGAGTCGTCTCCGAACGGCTCGAGGGGGAGGGGACTTCGGTGCACCATCTGCGCACGGTAGGTCGAGAGCCTGCGTGGGTGCTCCTACCGGCACTGGGTAACCCCGCGAGCTCGTGGGGAATCGTGTTGCGCGGCCTCGCCGGGGAACAAGAGGCCATTGCGCTGGATTTCGCTGGCTTTGGTCTCACCACGGGGCCTGTCGCCGCGCCCACGTTCGACGATCAACTCGCGCTCACGTTGGATGCCATGGAGCGATTGACCCGCGGCCGCGTGGTCCTCGTCGGCCACTCGGCAGGCGCCATGGTGGCCATCGACATCGCGCGGAGATTTCCTCACAAAGTCGCGGCGTTGGTCGTAACGAGCTTCGGCGCCATCGCCGAGCCCCGCGCGTGGTGGTCGTCGCTTCAGGAGCTGTCGCGCGATCCGAGCACCTTCCTCCAGCGCGCGTATTACGGAGCTCCGACCCTGGGCCGCGCGCTTCGCGGGTTGCTTTCGAGCGCCCTCGAGAGCACGGCCTACCAGAGCTTCCTCGACGAGCGCGCGCTCGATCGAATGCCGTCCATCTTCGAGGGGCTCACCGTCCCCACTTTGTTCGTGGCCGGCGAACAGGACCGCATCATCCCCGCCTCCGCGGTGAACGCCGCCGTCGCCGCCGTCCCGCACGCGCGGATCGAGTGGCTGGCGCGCTGCGGGCATTTCCCGCAGGCGGAGCGCCCTCAAGAGCTGTTCACCTTGATGCAATTGTTCGTCGCATCCCTGTCGGAGGGCACATGA
- a CDS encoding tryptophan 7-halogenase gives MNRRYDAVVIGGGPGGAVASYFLRQHGLSVLMLERTPFPRYRIGESLTGVTGDFIRELGLVEKMGEHRFPPKSGVKVLGREAKNEFFIPVPRPTWQVLRSAFDGIVLERAQEAGAELRHGTVTAVLRDGDRITGVRYRVFESDEELEIECRAVIDASGHSAVLSKLGLAGRRRVDAFGRQIAVFSQYHRPIRDPGAMGDNTFIFYSKQYHWAWFIPLSPDVVSVGVVMPVTTYKERGDSPEAVLQWGLENVNPDLSRRVRDARQVEQVRFIRNYSYRIEPFAGNGWFCVGDAHRFTDPIFSFGVSLTMLEAKAAAAAVAEGLRTGDFREPVANYVAYSDVGQNAIYDFIRYFWKYPAFFGIQSQGRMRKSIISLFAVECHNEEVQLMLKEMRRSLYTMQAEQLPGERLRAIGERALARFTDFQGIDAIYVAERDTGIHLSFYLDESTDDVRESLADFERELDADFGKDRVITAKWPATAPRDTAASAIFDRRTLRVS, from the coding sequence ATGAATCGACGTTACGACGCCGTCGTCATCGGCGGAGGCCCCGGCGGCGCGGTGGCCTCGTATTTTCTGCGCCAGCATGGATTGTCCGTTCTCATGTTGGAGCGCACCCCCTTTCCGCGTTACCGCATCGGGGAATCGCTCACCGGCGTCACCGGTGATTTCATTCGAGAATTGGGGCTCGTCGAGAAAATGGGCGAGCATCGATTTCCGCCCAAGTCGGGGGTCAAAGTCCTCGGGCGCGAGGCCAAGAACGAGTTCTTCATTCCCGTGCCGCGTCCCACGTGGCAGGTCCTGCGGTCCGCGTTCGATGGCATCGTGTTGGAGCGCGCTCAGGAAGCGGGCGCGGAACTTCGTCATGGCACGGTGACGGCGGTCTTGCGCGACGGCGACCGCATCACCGGCGTTCGCTACCGTGTTTTCGAGAGCGACGAAGAGCTCGAAATCGAATGCCGCGCCGTCATCGATGCCAGCGGACACAGCGCGGTCCTGTCGAAGCTCGGCCTCGCGGGCCGCCGGCGCGTCGATGCCTTTGGACGGCAGATCGCCGTCTTTTCGCAATACCACCGTCCCATCCGCGACCCTGGGGCGATGGGTGACAACACCTTCATCTTCTATTCGAAGCAATACCACTGGGCGTGGTTCATCCCACTATCGCCCGACGTCGTATCCGTCGGCGTCGTCATGCCCGTGACGACCTACAAGGAGCGCGGGGACTCCCCCGAGGCGGTGCTCCAATGGGGTCTGGAAAACGTCAATCCCGATCTCAGCCGGCGTGTCCGCGACGCACGCCAAGTGGAGCAGGTGCGCTTCATCCGCAATTACTCGTACCGCATCGAACCTTTTGCAGGCAATGGCTGGTTTTGCGTGGGCGACGCCCACCGTTTCACCGATCCGATCTTCTCGTTCGGGGTCTCCCTGACCATGCTCGAGGCCAAGGCAGCCGCCGCCGCGGTCGCCGAGGGCCTTCGAACGGGCGACTTCCGCGAGCCCGTGGCCAACTACGTGGCCTACAGCGATGTCGGGCAGAATGCCATTTACGACTTCATCCGCTATTTCTGGAAGTATCCAGCCTTCTTCGGCATTCAGAGCCAAGGCCGCATGCGCAAGAGCATCATCAGCCTCTTCGCCGTGGAGTGCCACAACGAGGAGGTGCAACTCATGCTGAAGGAGATGCGCCGCAGCCTGTACACCATGCAGGCCGAGCAGCTCCCGGGCGAACGGCTTCGCGCCATCGGAGAACGAGCCTTGGCGCGCTTTACGGATTTTCAAGGCATCGACGCCATCTACGTCGCCGAGCGCGATACGGGCATCCATCTCTCCTTTTACTTGGACGAGAGCACCGACGACGTTCGCGAGTCGCTGGCGGACTTCGAACGCGAGCTGGACGCCGATTTCGGCAAGGACCGCGTCATCACGGCGAAGTGGCCCGCCACCGCGCCGCGCGACACCGCGGCCTCTGCCATCTTCGACCGCCGCACGCTTCGCGTGTCCTAG
- the guaD gene encoding guanine deaminase, whose amino-acid sequence MTDVRGRSIFGTFFHAPAPGALEVLHEAVVAVDEKGTISRVARRGESGYEAARAAADVVLPDGCYLLPGFVDLHVHAPQYPQLGQALDVPLEVWLQKYTFPLEARYANTDFARRSYEALVADLLSHGTTTGLYFATVHQEATRLLVDICLEKGQRALVGKVVMDDPATCPDFYRDGSTEAALADTRAFIDYVRAHPDNGEARVLPVVTPRFIPSCTDESLAGLGKIAAESGCHVQTHCSESDWEHGFVLERHGVTDTESLDRFGLLTRRTVLAHGTFITGADMDRIAQRGSAVAHCPLSNVYFSSAVFPLRAAMARGVRVGLGTDISGGPSASLFDSVRMALAAGRMLEIGVNPDLPPERRGRPDSRIDTATAFHLATAAGGHALDLPIGQFTPGYHFDAMLIDTRVPDGTIRILAESSLEDVLQKILYLASKPNIVQVWVGGHSVATRTPSAIKTVPSNPS is encoded by the coding sequence ATGACGGACGTTCGCGGTAGGAGCATTTTCGGCACATTCTTTCATGCACCGGCGCCCGGGGCGCTCGAGGTGCTCCACGAAGCGGTCGTGGCCGTCGATGAAAAAGGCACCATTTCACGGGTGGCGCGCCGTGGTGAGTCGGGCTACGAGGCGGCACGCGCCGCGGCCGATGTCGTCTTGCCCGATGGCTGTTACCTGCTGCCGGGCTTCGTCGACCTCCACGTTCACGCGCCGCAGTATCCCCAGTTGGGGCAGGCGCTCGACGTCCCGCTGGAGGTATGGCTGCAGAAATATACGTTCCCACTCGAAGCTCGTTATGCGAATACCGATTTCGCTCGGCGCAGTTACGAGGCGCTGGTGGCCGATCTTCTCTCGCACGGCACCACCACGGGGTTGTATTTCGCCACCGTGCATCAGGAGGCTACGCGCCTCCTCGTGGACATTTGCCTCGAGAAAGGCCAGCGCGCGCTCGTCGGCAAGGTCGTCATGGACGATCCGGCGACGTGTCCCGACTTCTACCGTGACGGTTCCACGGAAGCTGCGCTCGCAGACACGCGTGCCTTCATCGACTACGTGCGCGCTCACCCGGACAATGGCGAGGCGCGCGTTCTTCCGGTGGTTACGCCGCGGTTCATCCCGTCGTGCACCGACGAGAGCCTCGCGGGGCTTGGCAAGATTGCCGCCGAAAGCGGCTGCCACGTGCAGACCCATTGCTCGGAAAGCGATTGGGAGCATGGCTTCGTCCTCGAGCGTCACGGCGTCACCGACACCGAGAGCCTCGACCGCTTCGGCCTCCTCACGCGTCGCACTGTCCTCGCGCATGGCACCTTCATCACGGGCGCCGACATGGATCGCATCGCGCAGCGAGGCTCGGCCGTCGCGCACTGTCCATTGTCCAATGTCTATTTCTCCAGTGCCGTCTTCCCGCTTCGCGCCGCGATGGCCCGCGGGGTGCGCGTGGGCCTCGGCACCGACATTTCAGGCGGTCCCTCGGCGTCGCTTTTCGACTCCGTGCGCATGGCCCTCGCCGCGGGGCGCATGCTCGAAATCGGTGTGAATCCCGATTTGCCGCCCGAGCGCCGCGGCCGCCCCGATTCGCGCATCGATACCGCGACGGCCTTTCACCTCGCCACCGCCGCCGGCGGTCACGCGCTCGACCTCCCCATTGGGCAATTCACGCCGGGGTATCACTTCGACGCGATGCTCATCGACACGCGCGTCCCCGACGGCACCATCCGCATCCTCGCCGAGAGCAGCCTGGAGGACGTGCTCCAGAAGATCCTTTATCTGGCTTCCAAGCCCAACATCGTCCAGGTGTGGGTCGGAGGTCACTCCGTGGCGACACGTACCCCCAGCGCGATCAAGACGGTACCGAGCAATCCATCCTGA
- a CDS encoding LysE family translocator — MLVPYLLLCLLITITPGLDTAVVIRSALAGGKRAGVRTAIGCAAGLFVHAVAVAMGLAEILLRSAAAFAALKLVGAILLIALGGRTLWAAYRAPEAPPAEETARVRGSTPFVQGLLCNLTNPKATLFFVATLPQFIGTSEPSHALPVALGLAMLAVLFSLCGLTLTALAVHRLRDLLRSRRARRVQDGLLGTVLIALGVRVATE; from the coding sequence ATGCTGGTCCCCTATCTGCTCTTGTGCTTGCTCATCACCATCACACCGGGGCTCGATACCGCCGTTGTCATTCGCTCGGCGTTGGCCGGCGGAAAGCGCGCGGGGGTGCGCACCGCCATCGGATGCGCCGCGGGCCTTTTCGTCCACGCGGTGGCCGTCGCCATGGGCCTCGCGGAGATCCTCTTGCGAAGCGCAGCGGCCTTCGCCGCGCTGAAGCTCGTGGGTGCCATTCTGCTGATCGCGCTGGGCGGTCGCACGCTTTGGGCCGCGTACCGCGCCCCCGAGGCTCCGCCGGCGGAAGAAACCGCCCGCGTCCGTGGCTCGACACCGTTCGTGCAGGGGCTTTTGTGCAACCTGACCAATCCCAAGGCAACGCTCTTTTTCGTGGCCACGCTGCCGCAGTTCATTGGAACGAGCGAACCGTCCCATGCGCTGCCCGTGGCCTTGGGGCTGGCGATGCTCGCGGTGCTTTTCAGCCTTTGCGGCCTTACGCTCACGGCGCTGGCCGTGCATCGGCTGCGCGATCTGCTTCGGTCGCGCCGAGCGCGTCGCGTTCAGGATGGATTGCTCGGTACCGTCTTGATCGCGCTGGGGGTACGTGTCGCCACGGAGTGA